The Mycolicibacterium parafortuitum nucleotide sequence GCTGACCGCCGGCTATTCGCTCCCGGTGGCGCAGACCGCGGCGGTGAACATGCTCGCGCTGGGGCAGCTGGCCTACCTGTTCAACTGCCGGTTCGTCAGCTCGACGAGCCTGCGCCCGGCGGTGCTGCGCGGCAATCCGTGGGTGTGGCGGATGGCTGCGGCGCTGGTGGTTCTGCAGCTGGTCTTCATCTACACGCCGTTCATGCACGCGTGGTTCCACTCCGCGCCGATCCCGATGCTGGGCTGGCTGGTCGGGCTGGCGTTCTCGGTGGTGATCTTCCTGGTGGTCGAGGCCGCCAAGGCCGTCGGGTTGCGTCTCGGCTTCTAGCCGCCACCTCGCGAGAAAAAGTCGCCGTGAGGTAAACCCGTGACTTGGCCGCCGGTGGGGGGCACTATCCCGCGGTGACCCACGCGATCAAGCTGCACTGGTTCCTTCCGACCTACGGCGACAGCCGGCTCATCGTCGGAGGCGGGCACGGCACCCCGGTCGGCGCGGCGCACGGCGATCGGGACGCGTCCATCGACTACCTCGCCTCGATCGTGCGGGCCGCCGAGACATTCGGCTTCACCGGTGCGCTGATCCCGACCGGGGCCTGGTGCGAGGACGCGTTCATCACCGCGGCGCTGCTGGCGCGGGAGACGACGTCGCTCGGGTTCCTGGTCGCATTCCGTCCCGGCCTGGTCAGCCCGACACTGTCGGCGCAGATGGCCGCGACGTTCGCCCGACACGCGCCGGGGCGGATCCTGCTCAACGTCGTGGTCGGCGGCGAGGCGCACGAGCAGCGCGCGTTCGGCGATCATCTCGACAAGGACGGCCGCTACGCGCGCGCCGACGAATTCCTCGACGTGGTGCGCCGGCTGTGGGACGGGCAGACGGTGTCGTTGGACGGCGAGCACATCCAGGTCGAGGACGCCTCGCTGGCGACGCTGCCGAATCCGGTGCCGCCGTTGTACTTCGGCGGCAGTTCGGCCGCCGCGGGTCCGGTCGCGGCGCGCCACGCCGACGTGTACCTCACCTGGGGGGAGCCACCGGCCGCGGTGGCCGAGAAGGTGGACTGGATCCGGCGGGCGGCGGCCGCGGAGGGCAGGCAGGTGCGGTTCGGTATCCGGCTGCACGTGATCACCCGCGACACCGCCGACGCGGCGTGGGCCGAGGCCGACCGGCTCGTCGGCGCGCTCGACGAGCAGACCGTACGCACGGCGCAGGAAGGCTTGAGCCGCAGCCAATCCGAGGGTCAGAAGCGGATGCTCGCGCTGCACGAGGCGCACCGCGAGAACGGCAGCTGGCACGACGCCCGCTCACTGGAGGTCGCACCGAACCTGTGGGCCGGGGTCGGCCTGGTGCGCGGCGGCGCGGGCACCGCGCTGGTGGGCAGTCACACCGAGGTCGCCGAGCGGATCGCCGAGTACGTCGAGGTCGGCATCGACGAGTTCATCTTCTCCGGCTATCCACATCTGGAGGAGCTCTACTGGCTCGGCGAGGGTGTGGTCCCGCTGCTGCGCGAGCGCG carries:
- a CDS encoding LLM class flavin-dependent oxidoreductase; protein product: MTHAIKLHWFLPTYGDSRLIVGGGHGTPVGAAHGDRDASIDYLASIVRAAETFGFTGALIPTGAWCEDAFITAALLARETTSLGFLVAFRPGLVSPTLSAQMAATFARHAPGRILLNVVVGGEAHEQRAFGDHLDKDGRYARADEFLDVVRRLWDGQTVSLDGEHIQVEDASLATLPNPVPPLYFGGSSAAAGPVAARHADVYLTWGEPPAAVAEKVDWIRRAAAAEGRQVRFGIRLHVITRDTADAAWAEADRLVGALDEQTVRTAQEGLSRSQSEGQKRMLALHEAHRENGSWHDARSLEVAPNLWAGVGLVRGGAGTALVGSHTEVAERIAEYVEVGIDEFIFSGYPHLEELYWLGEGVVPLLRERGLFDADVRSGAPASIPFVGAPR